Below is a genomic region from Marinitoga sp. 38H-ov.
ATCTAAAGAAATAGCTTGTTTTAGAATATCTTCACCTTTTTCAGCGGTTACTTTGATTATTTTTCCATCTTTGAATTCCATTGTAAATCCATCAATTACATTCCCGCCATACACTAAAGGTTTACTATTTCTTACATACCCATCCACTTTATCTTTATGTGGTGCGGTAAATACTTCTTCTGTAGGTATATTTGGTAAAAATATAGTTCCATTTTCATTATGTTGAGCGCCACCAAGCCATTTATGATTTTTAGGTAGTCCAACTTTTAAATTTGTTCCAGGACCTTCATATCTTAAATAATCGTATTGCTTATTATTTAAAAATTCTGTTGTTTCTTTTAATTTATTTAAATGTTCATTCCATAATTTAACTGGATCATCATAATCATTAATTCTCACTGTTTTTAAAATAGCTTCCCATAAATCGTTTATTGGATCCGGAGAATTTGGGAATACCTTTTCAGCCCATTTTTTTGAAGGGATTGCAACCACTGACCAACTAACTTTATCTGACATTATATATTTTGATACATCTTTCATAGCATTTTGACGTGTTTTTGAAAAAATTCCTATTTTTTTAGGATCTATAGTTTTTAAAATATCAGGATCTGATCCTATTATACTTAAAAATGCTCCGCCTTCATCACAGAAAAATTTTGCCATATCAACTTCCCATTGATGAAATTCTTCTAAATCCTCGTTTTTTGAATGTTTTAGTTTTAAATATAACATATAATCATCTGAATATACTGTATAGACTTCTTTAGCTCCAGCTTCATAAGCTTTTTCTGCAATAATTCTAGCAAATTCTGTTCCTTCTATTGTGCTTCGTATAAACAACCTTTGGCCTGGTTGAATATTTACACCAACCTTAACAGCAAGTTCTGCATACTTCTCTAATAAATGTTTTTCCATATTATTCCTCCTCAAATAATTTTAATTGCTCTACTTTTAAAGGATATCCTTCTATTAATTTTATTTTTAAATTCGCTTTTTCTATTAAACTTTTATATTCTGAAAATTGTCTCAAAGAAGATAAAACTTGTTTTTCAAATAATGTATAATAATCTATTTCAAAATCATTATACAATAATTTTTTAAAATCATCAATATGTTCTCTTTCTATACTTGCGGAAATATAATAAATATTGTTTTCAGGGGTCTTATTGAAAATATTTTTTATTTTATTATAATATTTATAATTATAATATTTTATATAATAATACAATAATCTATCATCATAGTTGAATTTGAAATTATATATTCTTTCCATAAAAATGACAGATCTAATATGATTTGGTAAAGTTCTATAATTTGAGAAATTTTTTCTTCTAATACTTTTAATCAAAGCAATTTCTTCTATATTTTTCTTTTTAAGATCTAAATATTCATTAATAATATCATTTATAGTTAGTTTTTCATCCAAAGCTTTTAAAAATAATTTTGTTAATATTTCTTTTATGGCTTCTGGGGTATCTCTTCTTACTATTTCAACACCGTGAGTTATTACTTTTTTATCAAAATCATATCCAAAATAACGCTTTTTTACTCCAAAAAAACGCACTCTCTTATATATCTTGTCAACTTCCATATTTAAGGTACAATCTATTTTTTCACTTGTAAATTTAGTAACAAAATTTTTTCGAAGTTCCTCATTAACATTTTGAGCGATATAATTTCCAATTTCTATAATATCATTTTTAGATAAATTTTCATTACATTCTATATAGTTAAATGAGCTATCTGTATCAGAATATAATACATGAGTTTTAAAAGAGATATATCTATTGTTTATTTTAACATTTTCAAATAGATGATTATCTAAATAAGCATTAACGAAACGCAATGCGGATCTAGCAGCAGCTAAAATCGCTAAAGAAACTCTTATGTCATGCAATGCGAATTTTTCTGTTCCTAAGACTCCATAAATCGAATTTAAAAGAATTTTATAATTATATTGTTTAATATTATATACTATATGAGATGGGTCACTATTAGGAGTTTTTTTAGCTAATTTTTTATAATACAATCTTTCTTTTAATAAATGTTTTACTAATGAAGAGATAATTCCTTTTTTATTTAAAGCAAATTTTAAAGGTAAATATTCATCATTTTCTTCTTCGGATAATATTCTTCCTAAATCAACATGCTTCTCATTATATTTTATATCATATTTTAAAGTTTCT
It encodes:
- a CDS encoding DNA polymerase domain-containing protein, which gives rise to MITSIWQNPNTKEFYFKEGINTPLKKEKKYFNLIFEENEIIKVEKILLKNRIKDYIEVDFDWKDIYGKRLINTTLDVPYYKLKRIIEDMEKKNINVYGKDIMNIFNKNISENPDDKKIWFLDIEVDSENIENYNENIISITFYDTFKKEFIALIVYNKNLDINIKNKNFNIFIFNSEKELLKYFSELIKKDQPDIITGWYSNGFDIPYIIERSNKYRINMSAIPNLKHKSFQIDGRYYNSIPGVNLIDYLELYRRYVLDKPSSYKLDIIAKHHNISGKTEIKGYNYYKTDIEKFLEYIFRDVEILVELERQLKLIGLICSLQALIRIPFNLLFGTSNSIEHYIQQFILKDKITFRYYERPKNNLEITGAIVLTPPNKTYDNVVVLDFTSLYPNIISTFNISTETLKYDIKYNEKHVDLGRILSEEENDEYLPLKFALNKKGIISSLVKHLLKERLYYKKLAKKTPNSDPSHIVYNIKQYNYKILLNSIYGVLGTEKFALHDIRVSLAILAAARSALRFVNAYLDNHLFENVKINNRYISFKTHVLYSDTDSSFNYIECNENLSKNDIIEIGNYIAQNVNEELRKNFVTKFTSEKIDCTLNMEVDKIYKRVRFFGVKKRYFGYDFDKKVITHGVEIVRRDTPEAIKEILTKLFLKALDEKLTINDIINEYLDLKKKNIEEIALIKSIRRKNFSNYRTLPNHIRSVIFMERIYNFKFNYDDRLLYYYIKYYNYKYYNKIKNIFNKTPENNIYYISASIEREHIDDFKKLLYNDFEIDYYTLFEKQVLSSLRQFSEYKSLIEKANLKIKLIEGYPLKVEQLKLFEEE
- a CDS encoding aminopeptidase translates to MEKHLLEKYAELAVKVGVNIQPGQRLFIRSTIEGTEFARIIAEKAYEAGAKEVYTVYSDDYMLYLKLKHSKNEDLEEFHQWEVDMAKFFCDEGGAFLSIIGSDPDILKTIDPKKIGIFSKTRQNAMKDVSKYIMSDKVSWSVVAIPSKKWAEKVFPNSPDPINDLWEAILKTVRINDYDDPVKLWNEHLNKLKETTEFLNNKQYDYLRYEGPGTNLKVGLPKNHKWLGGAQHNENGTIFLPNIPTEEVFTAPHKDKVDGYVRNSKPLVYGGNVIDGFTMEFKDGKIIKVTAEKGEDILKQAISLDEGASYLGEVALVPVDSPIYQLNVVFYNTLFDENAASHFAFGRAYPTCVENGENMNDEELKNTGLNNSITHVDFMIGNEEMNVYGIKDGKEERIMKNGKWVI